One Novipirellula galeiformis genomic window, CCCCACTTCGCCCAGCGGATCGAGTGGGCGTCCCATTCGCCGAGGACCTACAGAATGTGTTGATGTCGTGTTTGCAAAAAGACGCAAATCAACGCCCTCTTTCGATGGACCAACTCGCTGATACACTCCGTGCTTGTGAAGATCACGGACGATGGGCTCACGTCGACTCGATTCACTGGTGGAAACATTATCTTGAGCGACGCCAGGAACTCCAGGGCACGGAATCTCAGGCCCCGAGCGACAGCGATCTTTCGGACGAAACAACGAAACACCACACACGCGAATTTTCGGGGTAGGCAGACGGCGACACGACATGTTTGGTAAACACCGAAATATCGAGGATGGCTCAATCGATTGGCCCGGTTTGTTGTCGCTTTTAGAAGACGACGATCGCCGCGCGACGGTTCAGCTGATCTATCCCAGCGAAGCGCGGGAAAGCTACTTGGCGGCGGTTCGACGCTTGGATGCCGCGTTGGCAAGCGAAATTCTGGCGGCGGGACGGCAAGTCCATTCCGCATCTCAGCTGGTCAATTGGCCCGTCATCGCGATCGCCGGCATGCTCAATAGTGGCAAGACCAGTTTGGTGGCTACCTACCTGAGCGAAGCGGGTCGGGCGCGAACGCTGCGTGGGCCCAGCAACGTCCAAGGGACGCACCGATTTGTGTTATGGCTGCCTCAACAATGGCAGCAAGACTCGGAGCTGTTCAGTTTGCTGATGAGCCGAATTGGCGACGCGATCGGACGCCCTCCCGAGATGCTTGCCGAGGATCCTGACACGGCACATCAGCAATACAATAACCGCGGAGGCGACGTCAGCACGCTTGCGATTCCGCTTGTCGCGACCGACCCCGGACTCGACAAAGCGGGAGTGGGGCTACTCGACTGTCCTGACATCGTTTCGGATGAAGCGTTTGGACTTGGGTCACCCGACATTCGCCGCGATCTGCTGGGGCGTGCTGCAACGATCTGTTCCGCATTTCTAGTCGTCTCCTCCGCGGAATCCTCGCGTGACGCAACCCTCGGCGATCTGTTGCGCATCGCAGCCGACTTGATGCCTGGGGTGCCGCGGATGTTGGCGGTCAACAAAGTGCGTCCACGCCAAACCCCCGACCAAGTTTTTGAAACCTTTTCACCGCTGGCAAAAACGCATGGCATTGAAACGGTTTACGCGGCGTACGACTTTGATGTTCCCGCCAGCCGGCCGTATATCCCTATCTCGACGGAGGATGGCCTCACGTCCAAAGACGACGAGGACTTGTTTCCCGTTTTCTTTTCCGTTTCGGAGAACCCCGACGATAACCCTCCCGCGGCGATCCGCGACGACCGTTTGCTTTCCGCGTTACCAGCACGACTCGACCGAGCCAAGTTGTTTGAAAAATTTCGGGTCGCGTTGCAGTCGACACTACGCGGCACGATCTGGAATCGCGGCCTCAGTTTGATCGATCATGATGCGGAACACTCGCTCCAAGCGACCCGCAAGGCACAGGATTGCTTGATGCAAGCGGCGCTGGAATTCTTCGCCCATCGTCAAGTCGGTGGCGAGTTGGTGGAGCTCCGACTTCATCAATCCAAACGCATTATCCACCAACTCTCGGAGTCCTTTGCGGTGACCGCACCGTGGTATGCACGCTGGGGCGTGCGGATGAACGCGAAACTGCGCCGTTTTGTCGATGGTGCCGGAGAAATGGTACGTCGCTTTACCCCGACGGCGATGGCCGAGCAAACCGCCAGCGAGATCAAAGACAAATTTCGCCGCGGCGAGTACGGAAGTCTGATGACCCCCGAACGGCTGAACGCAGCGATCGATCGACATGGCGGTGCCTCAGCGCTGCCACATTGGTTCGCCGCAGAAGTGGACCCCAGTATGTCGCGGCTGACCGAAGCATCCGAGGCGGCGATCCTGAGATTCGAACGGGATGATTTCACTCAGCTCGATCCACGACGGTTGGATGAAGCAGTGCGTCAAATGTGGAGCGAAGTTCCGGTGCGCAAAAAATTGGTGGCCGGACTGACGCCGTTGGCAACCATCCTGGCGGCCTTCGGCGGCGTGTTGATGATTCCCGTTGATTTCGGCACCACGGTGATTGCCTCGGCTTCGATCCCCGAATTGTTTGCCGCATTCGGAATGGCCGCGATGGCCGCCGTGTGGGCCGGCGGTGCGAACACTCGCGACGTCGGACAACAAGCTGCCAAACAACAACTCGTCGATTTTCACGCCATTCTATGTGACACGTTTGGTATCGAGCGGATGGCCACCACCACCACGATCGAAGTCAGCCGCGTGAAAGAGACGTTGCCGATGTCGCACATCATTCGCCGCGACGCCATTGGCCCCACCCTGCTGCTGTACCAAGTCCGAGACGCGTTCCGCAAGGAACTGCAAAAGCAATTGCCACGCGGCGGGTGATGAGAAATGCCCCCCTGTTTTGTACCGCGTTCACGCAACCCGTTGTCATGAAACGCATTTTGCCGAGGGAGGCGGAACCAAAACAAACTGAAACGAAAGATCCACTTACCGTGCCATTCCCCACTTTTTAGCAGCCCCGCGGCCAATGCCCGTCGGTTTCGATCGATGACGCCGCATCATGCCTGCCTAGGTGCTTAAGTGAGCTTTAGTGTGGACGCAAACCCAAAGAAGCTTCCCTCTTCGTGCTCAAGCGGAGCGTCATTCGGCTCGCCCCCCAAAAAATCACTCTCCGCTTCAAGCTTGGCGTCCTCAGCGCCGCCCTGACACTCTGCTACGCTATGCTTTATAGGCGAGTGAAGAATCTCGCCGCCCCCCTCATTTAGCCTTTCTGGGAAATGCATCACGTGGATCCTCGTTCCTTCAAAGAACCATCCTGTACCGTACCGTTCCTCCAGAGCGACAATGGTGCGCCGTGTGGCGGCGTCAGCGATAGCGATAGCGATAGCGATAGCGATAGCGTTGAGCCCGCACTTTTTGTCGATCGAAACGCTCCCAGCCGCGATCACGTCGATCTGAAACGGATCGAAGGGGCGGTGCGGATCATTTTGGACGCGGTCGGTGAAGATCCCGATCGCGAAGGATTGCTGGAAACCCCCGCCCGTGTCGCACGGATGTACGCGGAAATGTTTGCTGGGTTGAAATCGGATCCTGGCCGTCACTTGGCAAAAGTGTTCACCGAAAATTACGATGAAATCGTCCTGGTTCGCGATATCAGCTTCTGCAGCATGTGTGAACACCACCTGTTGCCGTTCACCGGTCGAGCCCATATCGCCTATCTCCCCAGCGGTAAGGTGGTGGGACTGAGCAAACTGGCTCGAGTTGTCGAAGAGGTCGCCCGTCGCCCCCAGGTCCAAGAACGAATGACGCAAACGATTGCGGATTTGGTCGAAGACCGCTTGTCCGCCAATGGCGTCGCAGTGGTTTGCGAAGCGACTCATAGTTGCATGACGATGCGAGGCGTCCGCAAACCTGGCAGTTTGTGTTTAACCAGCGCGATGCGTGGGGCGTTCCGTGACGACCCCAAATCGAGAGCCGAGGTGTTAGGGTTGATCAATCGAGAAGCGTAGTGACGTAATCGTGATTACGTCAACGTCACCGAACGCTAACTTCGCCCAGCCACCGAGGGCAATTTTTCTCGCACGCGAGAGGAACCGCTTGCCAATCGGAGCGAGGGGAGATTCGGCTCGTGTAAGGACAAGAGCCTTGGGATGCAATTAGCAGCGAACTTTACGAACATGCTTTATCGCAATCGAAATAGGTCGCATGGATAGCGAACGTCAACGAATTCAAGATGATCTGCGCGGCGTCGTGCGAGGCGAAGTCTTGTGCGATGACATCTCGTGTCAATTGTACGCGACCGATGCGAGCATCTATCAAATGCTCCCCCTGGGCGTCGTCCGGCCTCGAACCGCAGCCGATGTCATTGCCACGGTGCAATACGGCGCCGAACATGACTTGTCGATTCACCCTCGCGGCAGTGCGAGTGGTGTCTCAGGCGAGTCGCTCGGCAGCGGGTTGGTGCTCGACTTTTCGCGATTCATGCGGCGGGTCACAATTGATCGCAACGGCGCTACCGTCAATGTGCAATGCGGTGCTGTGTTAGCGGAAGTCAACGCCGCACTCGCCCCCTATGGTCGCACCTACGGTCCCGACCCGGCAACTCGTAGCATCACGACGATGGGAAGTGTGTTGTCGACCAATGCTTCGGGCAGCCATTACCTGCGCAGTGGCTCGGCTCGCGATACGATCGAGTCGATGCGAGTCGTGACGGTGGACGGGAAATTATTAACGTTTTCCAAGCATCACCCTGACGAGCAAACGCCCCAAGGGCGTTTGGCCCGCGGCATCGTCGAAATTGAAAGTCAGTTTCGGACACTGATCGCGGCCCGCAAGTCCGCGCCGAACTCGCGTGGCGGCTATCGCTTTGACGGGGTGATTGACTCCGAGGGCCGCGTGGATCTCGCTAAGTTCATGGTCGGAACCCAAGGCACGCTGGGGATCATCGTCGATGCGGTACTACGTACCGAAGCCATTCCCACCCACCGCGGCGTCGCTTTGCTGTTTTATCGTCGCCTCGATTCAGCGGTGCGATGTGCCCGTCGCGCACTCGAACATGGTCTGGTCGCCTGCGATTTAATGGACCGCCGATTGTTGCAAATCGCTCGCGAAACGGATCCACGATTTGCCGACCTGCTGCCACGTGAAGCCGAAGCGATGCTGTTGGTAGAGATCCAAGGCGAATCGCTGGGCGATCTTTACGACCGCTTGGCCATCATCCGACAAGAGTGCGCCAAAGGTCCCGATGCAGCCTTCGCCGCCGTTGACACGGTCCGGGACTCCGAACGCGATCTGTACTGGACGCTCTCGCGACGGGTCGTGCCCCGCTTGTATCGCTTTAAAGGAAGCGATGCCCCGCAACCCTTCACCGAAGACATTGCGGTTCCGGCGGACCGCTTGCCTGCCGCCCTGTTGGACATCCAAGACACGTTGAAGCGAAATCACGCTACCGCAACCGTGTTCGCCCACGCCGGCCATGGGCATCTCCACGTTCGTCCTTTCCTAAACCTTGCCAAACAAGTCGACCGAGACAAGCTAAACGACCTTTCCAACCAGATTGCCGAAGTGGTTTGGAAGCATGGCGGCGAAGTCAGCGTTGAACATGCGGCCGGTTTCAGCCGCTCGCATCTGTTGCCGCGCCAGTACGGCCAACTGTGGCAAGCGATGGGGCAGATCAAACGGCTTTTTGATTCCTGCCATCGCCTCAACCCCGGCAAGCTGTTTGGAGCCGTGCTGCAGAAACCGAACGAGAATTTGCGACCATTTGATAAGACCATCGAAGTCAGCCGAGGCAATCGAACCTTAATCGAAGCCGAACAATCGCTCGCCAATGAATCCGATCCAGCCCGCAAACCGCTTGCCCAATTAGAAGTCTTTCAAAATTGGCCGCCCGGTGCCTCCGTGGACCAAGTCACCCGCCAATGCAATGGTTGCGGGCGGTGCCGAACGAATTCTGCGGTCGAACGCCAATGCCCAATGTTCCGAGCAACGCATAGCGAGGAGGCGTCGCCGCGAGCCAAAGCCAACTTGCTGCGCGGCGTGCTGAGTGGCCAATTGAAAGTCGAAAACCTAGCCGACGATCGTGCCAAGGAGGTTGCAGACCTGTGTTTCAATTGCCACCAATGCCGAGTCGAATGCCCTGCGGGGGTCGACATTCCCAAAATCGTGGGTGAATTGAAGGCGCAATACGTTACCACCAATGGACTCCCCCTTTCCGATCTGCTGCTCGGCCGGATCGATACGATCGCCGCAATCGCATCGCGATTCCCTTGGCTCGCCAATCCTTTGATTCGAGGACGCTTTTCACGCTGGCTTGCCGAGCGTTTGTTCGGCTTGTCCGCAGCCCGCGACCTGCCGCTGATCGCCAGCGAAACCTTCATGCGTTATGCCGCAAAACGACGCTGGACCAAACTAAATCCCCACGGCGGTTTGAAGGTCGCCTACTTTGTCGACCACTATGCCAATTATCACGATCCCGAGATTGGCCGTGGGCTCGCCGAAATCCTGCAACACAACGGGATCGGACTCTATGTGCCCCCAGGCCAAGTCGCTAGCGGAATGGCACGGATTTCCGCCGGTGACATCAAAGGAGCTCGTCGCGTCGCACGACACAACCTACGAGTGCTCGCCGAAGCGGTACGGCAAGGCTACACGATCATCGCCACCGAACCCGCAGCCGTGCTTTGTCTGAAGCACGAATACCCAAATTTGATGGATGATCAAGATGCACACCTGGTTGCCGAAAACTCCTTCGAAGCCTGCCAATTCTTGTGGAATCTGCACCAGGAAAATCGCTTATCACTCGACCTCGACTCAATGGAAGCCGACCTTGCTTACCATCAACCTTGCCATCTACGTGTGCTAGATCCCGATGGCGCAGGCCCCAAGTTGATGAGCTTGATTCCTAGGTTTGATGTCGAACAGATTGAAGCCGGTTGCACCGGCATGGCCGGAACGTGGGGCTTGCAACGCAAGAACTATCGCAACAGTTTGCGGGTGGGTTGGCCATTGATCTCCGCGATGCGATCGGCAGGCGGGAAAACCGCCGTCACCGAATGTAGCGCCTGCAAGATGCAAATCGAGCATGGCGCAGGTCGCAAGACGCTGCACCCAATCAAGCTGTTTGCCTACGCCTACGGTCGAATGCCGAAGCTCGCGAAAGAACTTCGCTAACAAGGCGACGCCGCCACTGGCGCCGCTAAACCATCAAGACCAACGTGATGGCGTCCGGGTTGGTGATCCGGCAATCGTTCAAACGGCGATCCAACTCAATCCACCGGTGGCGCGGAAACCTCTTGCTCCACCGCCTCGAAAATTGCGATCTGGCCATCGTTACGTTTGCCTCGGGCGTTTTCACCTCCGTTGGGCCACGACAACACAACCCCGTAGAGCTTGCCGTCCTTTTCGACCGGACAGAATCCGTGCATGTGGTGCATAAACTCCAGCTCGTCGTAGGTCGCCGGTATCAGCGAACCGGATGGCTTGCCACCTTCCATCATCAGCACCGGTGCCAACCCGTTGGTCATCGACAACGGATTGAGCAGTGGCAAAAACATGCTCGCCCCCTGATGCGAGATGTTGCACGGGTTCGAGCCGTTGGGCAATTCGACGAAATACGCTTGGCTTGCCCCAGGCATCTGAATTTGTGCCCCGTTGGCAGTGAATGCAAAAATGCGTCCGTGAGCACGAGAGGCGACTTCCACAATCTCCTGTCCCCCCTCCGTCGCAACTTGAACCCCGTGTGCGGTACTGAACGGGCCACCTTTCGTTTCCTTTCCGCCCCAAGCCGGACCACCCCATTGCCAGCGGCCGTCGCGAAACTCTGCTGACAACGCATAATCGCCGGGGGCATAGCCGATCACCACGACCAATCGTTTTGCCTTAGGCAGATACACGACATCACAGGGTGTGAATTTTCCACCCGCGGTGAAATAAGCGTTGACCGTTGGATTGTCAAACTCATTGCCCTTGGGGGTGCCCAATTTTGCGACGACGTTGCCGCGTTGCGAAACGACGATTTCGCCTGTGTTGGTCGACGCGAACGCCCAGTACGATTTGCCATCCATCACGAAACAGTCGGCTCCATGAGCGTTCATGCCACCTGCGAAAACCGGATCTTGTCCCTCGACGAGTTTCCATTCTTTCAATTCGGAATCCAACGTCACCAGTCCATATTTGGCGACAACGGTCACGATCTCGTTGGTAGTTCGATCGTGATCCGCGTTATTGTGCAACCCTCCCTTTGCCGCTGCGATCATTGCGTCGGACTGCTTCCCCAAGTCGGCGCGATGCTTCCAGGAAAACGTCTTGCCATTCGCCTCGAATGAGTTTGCTGCGGTGGCAAGATCGCCCCCTGCGACAGCATGCTTCGTGGACGAAGGGTGATCGTGACCTTCGTGGGCAAGCCCATCGAAGGCAATCCCAGCAACACATGCAAGGATGACGCAAAAAACAAGTCGGGAAAAATGCACGATAGTTAACTTCATTGAAAATGGATTGGGACAGGTGAAACCGCATTGTTTGCGATTTCAGTTGAAGATTCAACCTTGGGCTGCAACCGGCCACGAGCGGCGAAGGGCGAAACGCCTCCGATCGCCACCCAGAGGCCCCATTCGCCAACCAAAGGCCCCGATCGCCAACCAAAGGCCCCGATCGCCAACCAAAGGAAAGAACGGCCCAGGTCAAGCGAGATCCAAAGGAGCAACAAACCAACCGAGACGTTCGCGGCGTAACCCGCGATCACTTGTCATTTACCGCCCCCAAAGTCATTCCCGATGCAATGAGCCCATTGCCAAACCAGTGAGGCAACCGACGACTTGCACGAAACGTTTTGTGTCATCGTGTTGGAGAAACGATCCGCCGGCAATGAAGCGAATGACTCAAAATCCCCAAACATTTCATCAACAACAACCTGCGTCGGCGAAACATGGAAGACGATCGCGCAGCAACGTTGCGGCAATTCAGTGCTGGGCGGCGCTGGATGCGATGTGATCTCCGACCCACAGCGGAAGCAATACCGTTGTAATCGCTGGGTTGCCAATGGAAGCGTTGAGAAACGGAAAGAGGAACATCACTCGTTTTTCCGCGACGTGATGAAAGTCAGACCATGGTATTAGGATCGGTGGATGGCCCACACGAAACGGAAGCATCACCGACAAACGCAAACCACTATCCGACACTCCAATCGTCAGACAGGAACTGTAGTTCACAATGCCAATCTTACCAGAACACATGGAACGCGCATCACCGGACGGTCTCGCATCGTCCTCATAGACCTCTGCCAGTCGTGCCCAACCACCAATGTGGGACAGCAACCGGCAGACAACGCACCACATGATTGGGAACACCAAGAGAAATGCGAACGGAATAAACTTCTCCATGCACTCGATCGCCCAACGGGAACTTTTGCCGGCGCCGATTCTGATCGAAGCGGAAAACGTGGCACGCCAAACATTGTACCACCGGATTCCCCATGGCCAAGGAAGGTCAGCGTCCGCGGCCTCGCGGCAAACGCATGTTAGCGGACGCAGATCCCAAAACGACGGCTAAAGGTGAATCATAACGTTGACGAGGCGATCGAAAGGATCACGTACATAGAAACGCCGCACACCCCACGGTTCGTCCACGGGACCGTATTCGATCGCGAACTTGCTGGCGATGCACTTTCGGTAGACTTCGTCGAAGTTGTCCACTTCGATAGAAACGTCGGGAACCGCAGTGCCCGAACCGCCCTCCGAAGCGACGCTTAATTGCGGAGTCGTTGCTGTGTTACTGCCAAAGGTCTGGATCCAGCCGTGATCCATCAAAAGGTCGAGTCCGAGAATATCGCAATAGAACCGTGAAGCGAGAGCGACGTCGTCGGCAGCGATGTTAAAGACGATCCGTTTCACCGTCATCGTGGCACCTCGTCTCGACACAACACCTCGTCTCGGTACCATTCATCGGAGATCAACACGTTAGCGTCCCTCAATGGAAAGTTTTGCCGCGGCCGAGTTTGCTTCGACGAGCGACGTCGAATAACGTACCGCTAATGATACGCCAGCGCCCGTGAATTACAAACGCAAGCGTGCCCGCAGGTCTTTTACGGCAAAACCATGTTAGGCAAACGAACTTGTAGTCATTCACACGAGCGTAATGCATTGATTATGCGTCGTTTCATTTTAGTGGTTGGCACCATTTCCTTCCAATTTCTTCGTAGCTGGCGCCCCCAGACAGTCGACTTTCCCACACTCTGGCGAATTTCTTGACAAGACGACATCACACCGTCCGGCCTTCATACTGCGGCATGTCGAGCCATTTCGACGTTTGCTTCCGCGATACGAAACCTACGGTTAGTAGCACAAACCAAGGAGCAAACTCGATCCACGTTACGACGAAGTCGTAGAACGCAGCTCCTGTATACGGTGTTCCAAGTACCGCCGATTCGGCAAAATGGTAACTCAACCAAAACCGCAAATAGTAAACAAGAACGAGCCCGCTAACGGCTAACCATACGCGGCTTCGTGCAAATGGCAGCAGGGGTAACGCCCACGTCCAATACCACGGATTCTGGGTCGGGCAAAGCAACCAGAACCATGCAAGCGTAAGAAACACGCCTTCACAGAATCGCGAAATGTCGTCCGACGCGGTCCGCCAAGCGATGACCATTGCGACAATGATAAAAAGGGCCGCGGTCAGCGCTCGTGCAACGAAGAACGGAACCTCCGGCGCAGCGATGTCGAACTGGGAGGAAACCAAATTCACGACCGCCTGTCTCCCGGACTCGGGCACGACGGTGAACCAAGCGATTTCATGCGCACCACGACCGGCCGTCGGCTTTAGATTCTCGATCACGAGCAGGAAGAGGTAGTCGTTCATCTCCCACCGTCTCAGAAACGTCACGACACCTCGACTCGGATCACTGT contains:
- a CDS encoding VOC family protein, which encodes MTVKRIVFNIAADDVALASRFYCDILGLDLLMDHGWIQTFGSNTATTPQLSVASEGGSGTAVPDVSIEVDNFDEVYRKCIASKFAIEYGPVDEPWGVRRFYVRDPFDRLVNVMIHL
- the folE gene encoding GTP cyclohydrolase I FolE; protein product: MHHVDPRSFKEPSCTVPFLQSDNGAPCGGVSDSDSDSDSDSVEPALFVDRNAPSRDHVDLKRIEGAVRIILDAVGEDPDREGLLETPARVARMYAEMFAGLKSDPGRHLAKVFTENYDEIVLVRDISFCSMCEHHLLPFTGRAHIAYLPSGKVVGLSKLARVVEEVARRPQVQERMTQTIADLVEDRLSANGVAVVCEATHSCMTMRGVRKPGSLCLTSAMRGAFRDDPKSRAEVLGLINREA
- a CDS encoding anaerobic glycerol-3-phosphate dehydrogenase subunit C, whose protein sequence is MDSERQRIQDDLRGVVRGEVLCDDISCQLYATDASIYQMLPLGVVRPRTAADVIATVQYGAEHDLSIHPRGSASGVSGESLGSGLVLDFSRFMRRVTIDRNGATVNVQCGAVLAEVNAALAPYGRTYGPDPATRSITTMGSVLSTNASGSHYLRSGSARDTIESMRVVTVDGKLLTFSKHHPDEQTPQGRLARGIVEIESQFRTLIAARKSAPNSRGGYRFDGVIDSEGRVDLAKFMVGTQGTLGIIVDAVLRTEAIPTHRGVALLFYRRLDSAVRCARRALEHGLVACDLMDRRLLQIARETDPRFADLLPREAEAMLLVEIQGESLGDLYDRLAIIRQECAKGPDAAFAAVDTVRDSERDLYWTLSRRVVPRLYRFKGSDAPQPFTEDIAVPADRLPAALLDIQDTLKRNHATATVFAHAGHGHLHVRPFLNLAKQVDRDKLNDLSNQIAEVVWKHGGEVSVEHAAGFSRSHLLPRQYGQLWQAMGQIKRLFDSCHRLNPGKLFGAVLQKPNENLRPFDKTIEVSRGNRTLIEAEQSLANESDPARKPLAQLEVFQNWPPGASVDQVTRQCNGCGRCRTNSAVERQCPMFRATHSEEASPRAKANLLRGVLSGQLKVENLADDRAKEVADLCFNCHQCRVECPAGVDIPKIVGELKAQYVTTNGLPLSDLLLGRIDTIAAIASRFPWLANPLIRGRFSRWLAERLFGLSAARDLPLIASETFMRYAAKRRWTKLNPHGGLKVAYFVDHYANYHDPEIGRGLAEILQHNGIGLYVPPGQVASGMARISAGDIKGARRVARHNLRVLAEAVRQGYTIIATEPAAVLCLKHEYPNLMDDQDAHLVAENSFEACQFLWNLHQENRLSLDLDSMEADLAYHQPCHLRVLDPDGAGPKLMSLIPRFDVEQIEAGCTGMAGTWGLQRKNYRNSLRVGWPLISAMRSAGGKTAVTECSACKMQIEHGAGRKTLHPIKLFAYAYGRMPKLAKELR